Proteins from one Mycteria americana isolate JAX WOST 10 ecotype Jacksonville Zoo and Gardens chromosome 1, USCA_MyAme_1.0, whole genome shotgun sequence genomic window:
- the FGF6 gene encoding fibroblast growth factor 6, translated as MATAQRLLITMSCEASIHRTLPAFVLLGFLAGIASTHPVVSRTNGTLLERGWQSLLSRSIAGMSGEKSDVNWESDYLLGIKRQRRLYCNVGIGFHLQILPDGRISGVHNENQYSLFEISTVERGVVSLFGVKSALFIAMNNKGKLYGTPVFQDECKFKETLLPNNYNAYESNAYPGAYIALSKHGRVKRGNKVSPAMTVTHFLPRI; from the exons ATGGCCACTGCACAAAGACTTCTCATCACTATGTCCTGCGAAGCCAGCATTCACCGGACGTTGCCTGCTTTCGTTCTCCTGGGTTTTCTAGCTGGGATTGCTTCAACACATCCAGTTGTAAGCAGAACTAATGGCACATTGCTGGAAAGAGGATGGCAATCTCTGTTGTCCAGGTCCATTGCTGGGATGTCAGGGGAGAAGTCAGATGTGAACTGGGAGAGTGACTATTTGCTAGGAATCAAGAGGCAGCGGAGGCTTTACTGCAACGTGGGCATCGGGTTTCACCTTCAAATCCTCCCAGATGGAAGGATAAGCGGAGTTCACAATGAAAACCAATACA GTCTCTTTGAAATATCCACTGTAGAGAGAGGTGTTGTTAGCCTGTTTGGTGTGAAAAGTGCTCTCTTCATTGCAATGAACAACAAGGGGAAGCTATATGGAACA CCTGTTTTCCAAGATGAGTGCAAATTCAAAGAAACCTTGCTGCCCAATAACTACAATGCATATGAATCAAATGCTTACCCTGGTGCTTACATAGCACTCAGCAAACATGGGAGAGTGAAGAGAGGAAACAAGGTTTCTCCTGCTATGACAGTGACCCACTTTTTACCGAGAATATGA